One Tachysurus vachellii isolate PV-2020 chromosome 18, HZAU_Pvac_v1, whole genome shotgun sequence DNA segment encodes these proteins:
- the eps8l1a gene encoding epidermal growth factor receptor kinase substrate 8-like protein 1a isoform X3 translates to MNPPAVVPRKHSLLRPLPQDGQPIYTRVKEKERVRHPEHEVELLNHCISDVERFMAHLQQAADAQRTLQDMKKKKNSKKKKQGYDVMTTEVIPPSEQEFVDIFQKIKYSFSLLDCLKTDIADPTSKELLHHLFVPLALMVKTTGGPDLAAGVSSPALTNGAISLLQQNLMQDERELWSSLGPNWTQAKSQHAKSAYPYAPVFLDGWKPDAFDANGQAFEDPVESQNKKEALLQRQQSEFSPPSSPLQLTDESVEIPLPDQLYRCSYDFVARNSSELSVLHGETLQVLDSSKRWWKCRNNYDQIGFVPSNILEPVKETDQDYGVVMRKPSMNVPLSPMGVGRFSYMVPNSVGGDHVDNEPRSVSMPPMGSDGERAMLMNIELVQRLANGRPGSVRPPVINKASDTTVPLNYHSSPAEVQEWLRGKGFRNETVNSLGVLDGAQLFSLNKEELCKVSPQEGARVYSQITVQKSQLEVAERNTTELEAVMRKQKMKVDPSVEGGEF, encoded by the exons ATGAATCCCCCAGCGGTTGTTCCCAGGAAACATTCTTTACTTAGGCCTTTACCTCAAGACGGTCAGCCCATTTATACACGAG TGAAGGAGAAGGAAAGAGTTCGACATCCAGAACATGAAGTG GAGCTGTTAAACCACTGCATTTCTGACGTAGAGCGCTTCATGGCCCACCTGCAGCAGGCAGCTGATGCTCAACGCACTTTACAggacatgaaaaagaaaaagaacagcaagaagaagaagcagggtT ATGATGTCATGACAACAGAAGTAATCCCTCCATCTGAACAAGAATTTGTGGACATTTTCCAGAAGATTAAATACTCATTCAGTTTGCTG GACtgtttaaaaacagacataGCAGATCCAACCTCAAAGGAGCTTCTGCATCACCTGTTTGTTCCTCTGGCTCTG aTGGTCAAAACTACAGGCGGTCCTGACTTGGCAGCCGGCGTGTCCAGTCCTGCACTGACCAATGGAGCCATTTCTCTACTGCAGCAAAATCTCATGCAGGATGAAAGAGAGTTGTGGAGCTCTCTGGGCCCCAACTGGACTCAGGCAAA ATCGCAGCATGCTAAATCAGCATACCCGTATGCACCAGTGTTTCTGGACGGTTGGAAGCCTGATGCCTTTGATGCAAACGGTCAGGCTTTTGAAGATCCTGTTGAATCACAGAACAAAAAGGAAGCCCTGCTGCAACGTCAACAG TCAGAATTTAGCCCGCCCTCATCACCTCTCCAGCTCACAGATGAAAG TGTGGAAATTCCACTTCCTGACCAGCTGTACCGCTGCAGTTATGACTTTGTGGCTCGGAACAGCAGTGAGCTTTCAGTGCTGCATGGAGAAACTCTTCAG GTGTTGGATTCATCTAAGCGGTGGTGGAAGTGTAGGAACAATTATGACCAGATCGGCTTTGTTCCGTCTAATATCCTGGAGCCTGTCAAAGAGACAGACCAAGACTACGGTGTTGTAATGCGCAAGCCGTCAATG AATGTTCCTTTGTCTCCAATGGGAGTTGGACGCTTTTCATACATGGTACCCAATTCTGTAGGGGGAGACCACGTCGACAATGAGCCCCGCAGTGTCAGCATGCCACCAATGGGAAGTGACGGCGAGAGag CCATGCTCATGAATATTGAGCTTGTACAGCGGCTGGCTAATGGGAGACCAGGATCGGTGCGGCCTCCGGTTATTAACAAGGCCAGTGACACTACAGTACCTCTCAACTACCACTCGTCTCCGGCTGAGGTACAGGAGTGGCTCAGAGGCAAAGGATTCAGAAATGA gaCAGTGAACAGTTTGGGGGTTCTTGATGGAGCTCAGCTCTTCTCTCTGAATAAAGAGGAGCTCTGCAAGGTTTCTCCTCAAGAGGGGGCCAGAGTTTACAGCCAGATCACAGTGCAGAAATCCCAGCTTGAGGTG gCTGAAAGAAATACCACCGAGCTGGAGGCAGTGATGAGAAAACAAAAGATGAAAGTGGATCCCAGCGTAGAGGGGGGGGAATTTTaa
- the slc6a16a gene encoding sodium-dependent neutral amino acid transporter B(0)AT2, translating to MENLLLPSGEDVPRMTNNQSAITLVSDEGEGSDEEVAQREDRPAWDSKLQYVLAQVGFSVGLGNVWRFPYLCHQNGGGSFLLLYVMLLLLIGVPLFFMELAAGQNIRQGSIGVWKHISPRLSGIGYSSCLVCFFMALYYNVIVAWALFYLGSSFQYPLPWQQCPTEHGLNQTVKECALSSPTSYFWFRKALDISDSIDQSGDFNPVMTGCLLAAWVIVCLAMIKGIKSSAKVMYFSSIFPYAVLFCFLIRGLMLDGAIDGLTYMFFPKLEIWGEVQVWRQAATQVFFSLGLGYGSVIAYSSYNPINNNCHRDAFMVSGINFMTSVLASLVVFAVLGFRAKNIALGCVVDNMSKISAMASPDAAQDWKSWFNISDPRSVELKDYQEWYKVYGTLAPNITDCNLEREMSRGVEGTGLAFIAFTEAMALFPGSPFWSALFFLMLLNLGMTTMFGTMQGILTPLMDNFKLLGRHKTLLTMFSCILGFLIGLLFTQRSGNYFVTMFDDYSATLPLIIVVIFETISVAWVYGADRFLDDMEVMLKWRPPAIYKYLWKYVCLLAMVGLLTASLLRMFFKWPTYTAWNHTTASESSLGYPGWALVMLALLITVASIPVPAVYIHSFFSHKQGQSQAEGGAEHHRDQYTKCSTNEPELNNHHAAPDDDSAFLPGALEQYKLVSLQEDGEEVGDDTEL from the exons ATGGAAAATCTGCTGTTGCCCAGCGGCGAAGATGTTCCTAGGATGACCAATAATCAATCCGCGATCACTCTGGTGTCAGATGAAGGGGAAGGGTCTGATGAAGAGGTGGCACAGAGGGAGGATCGTCCTGCATGGGACAGTAAGCTACAGTACGTCCTCGCCCAGGTGGGCTTCAGCGTCGGGCTCGGCAACGTGTGGCGCTTCCCGTATCTCTGTCACCAGAACGGAGGAG GATCGTTTCTGTTGCTTTATgtgatgctgctgctgttgaTTGGAGTTCCCTTGTTTTTCATGGAGCTGGCTGCAGGTCAGAATATTCGGCAGGGCAGCATCGGTGTCTGGAAACACATCTCGCCACGTCTCTCCGGCATCGGATATTCCAGCTGTTTg gtttgtttctttatgGCTCTGTACTACAATGTGATCGTTGCCTGGGCTCTGTTTTATTTGGGAAGTTCTTTCCAGTACccgttaccatggcaacagtgtcCGACAGAACATGGCCTTAACCAGACAG tgaaAGAGTGTGCTCTCAGCTCTCCCACCTCATATTTCTGGTTCCGTAAGGCTCTTGATATCTCCGACTCAATTGATCAATCCGGAGACTTTAATCCTGTTATGACCGGTTGCTTGCTTGCAGCCTGGGTTATAGTCTGTCTCGCCATGATCAAGGGCATCAAGTCGTCAGCCAAG GTGATGTACTTCTCGTCTATTTTTCCGTACGCCGTGCTATTCTGCTTTCTCATCAGAGGGCTGATGCTGGATGGAGCCATCGACGGACTCACCTACATGTTCTTTCCAAAA TTAGAGATCTGGGGTGAGGTGCAGGTCTGGCGACAGGCGGCCACtcaggttttcttttctctggGTTTGGGCTACGGATCTGTGATAGCGTACTCCTCCTACAACCCAATCAACAACAACTGCCACCGGGACGCCTTCATGGTTTCAGGCATCAACTTCATGACCTCGGTCCTGGCCTCGCTGGTCGTCTTCGCGGTGCTCGGCTTCCGAGCCAAAAATATTGCCCTGGGATGTGTCGTGGA TAATATGAGTAAAATTTCAGCGATGGCATCTCCAGACGCAGCTCAGGATTGGAAATCATGGTTCAACATATCCGACCCGAGATCTGTGGAATTGAAGGATTACCAGGAGTGGTACAAGGTTTATGGGACCTTAGCACCAAATATCACCGATTGTAACCTGGAGAGAGAAATGAGCAGG GGAGTGGAAGGGACTGGATTGGCATTTATAGCATTCACCGAGGCCATGGCGCTCTTCCCAGGGAGCCCATTCTGGTCAGCATTGTTTTTCCTCATGCTCCTGAACCTGGGTATGACCACCATGTTCGGCACCATGCAGGGCATCCTCACGCCACTCATGGACAACTTTAAACTGCTGGGTCGCCACAAGACACTACTcacaa TGTTCAGCTGTATTCTGGGCTTCCTGATTGGTCTGCTCTTTACTCAGCGCAGTGGGAACTACTTTGTGACCATGTTCGATGATTATTCTGCTACTTTACCTCTCATAATCGTTGTCATCTTCGAGACAATCAGCGTGGCTTGGGTCTATGGAGCTGATCG GTTTCTGGATGACATGGAGGTGATGCTGAAATGGCGTCCTCCAGCCATCTATAAGTACTTGTGGAAGTACGTGTGTCTGCTGGCTATGGTGGGTCTGCTGACTGCTAGCCTGCTGCGTATGTTCTTCAAGTGGCCCACTTACACAGCGTGGAACCACACCACG GCCTCTGAGAGCAGCCTGGGATACCCGGGTTGGGCCTTGGTGATGCTCGCATTGCTCATCACCGTTGCCTCTATTCCAGTGCCTGCTGTCTACATACATTCCTTCTTCAGCCATAAACAAGGTCAGTCACAGGCAGAAGGAGGAGCTGAGCATCACAGAGACCAATACACCAAATGTAGTACCAATGAACCAGAACTCAACAATCATCACGCTGCTCCAGATGACGACAGCGCCTTTCTGCCCGGGGCTTTAGAGCAGTACAAGCTTGTCTCACTACAGGAAGATGGAGAAGAGGTGGGGGATGACACAGAACTGTAA
- the eps8l1a gene encoding epidermal growth factor receptor kinase substrate 8-like protein 1a isoform X2 produces the protein MSASTMNPPAVVPRKHSLLRPLPQDGQPIYTRVKEKERVRHPEHEVELLNHCISDVERFMAHLQQAADAQRTLQDMKKKKNSKKKKQGYDVMTTEVIPPSEQEFVDIFQKIKYSFSLLDCLKTDIADPTSKELLHHLFVPLALMVKTTGGPDLAAGVSSPALTNGAISLLQQNLMQDERELWSSLGPNWTQAKSQHAKSAYPYAPVFLDGWKPDAFDANGQAFEDPVESQNKKEALLQRQQSEFSPPSSPLQLTDESVEIPLPDQLYRCSYDFVARNSSELSVLHGETLQVLDSSKRWWKCRNNYDQIGFVPSNILEPVKETDQDYGVVMRKPSMNVPLSPMGVGRFSYMVPNSVGGDHVDNEPRSVSMPPMGSDGERAMLMNIELVQRLANGRPGSVRPPVINKASDTTVPLNYHSSPAEVQEWLRGKGFRNETVNSLGVLDGAQLFSLNKEELCKVSPQEGARVYSQITVQKSQLEAERNTTELEAVMRKQKMKVDPSVEGGEF, from the exons ATGTCTGCTTCTACA ATGAATCCCCCAGCGGTTGTTCCCAGGAAACATTCTTTACTTAGGCCTTTACCTCAAGACGGTCAGCCCATTTATACACGAG TGAAGGAGAAGGAAAGAGTTCGACATCCAGAACATGAAGTG GAGCTGTTAAACCACTGCATTTCTGACGTAGAGCGCTTCATGGCCCACCTGCAGCAGGCAGCTGATGCTCAACGCACTTTACAggacatgaaaaagaaaaagaacagcaagaagaagaagcagggtT ATGATGTCATGACAACAGAAGTAATCCCTCCATCTGAACAAGAATTTGTGGACATTTTCCAGAAGATTAAATACTCATTCAGTTTGCTG GACtgtttaaaaacagacataGCAGATCCAACCTCAAAGGAGCTTCTGCATCACCTGTTTGTTCCTCTGGCTCTG aTGGTCAAAACTACAGGCGGTCCTGACTTGGCAGCCGGCGTGTCCAGTCCTGCACTGACCAATGGAGCCATTTCTCTACTGCAGCAAAATCTCATGCAGGATGAAAGAGAGTTGTGGAGCTCTCTGGGCCCCAACTGGACTCAGGCAAA ATCGCAGCATGCTAAATCAGCATACCCGTATGCACCAGTGTTTCTGGACGGTTGGAAGCCTGATGCCTTTGATGCAAACGGTCAGGCTTTTGAAGATCCTGTTGAATCACAGAACAAAAAGGAAGCCCTGCTGCAACGTCAACAG TCAGAATTTAGCCCGCCCTCATCACCTCTCCAGCTCACAGATGAAAG TGTGGAAATTCCACTTCCTGACCAGCTGTACCGCTGCAGTTATGACTTTGTGGCTCGGAACAGCAGTGAGCTTTCAGTGCTGCATGGAGAAACTCTTCAG GTGTTGGATTCATCTAAGCGGTGGTGGAAGTGTAGGAACAATTATGACCAGATCGGCTTTGTTCCGTCTAATATCCTGGAGCCTGTCAAAGAGACAGACCAAGACTACGGTGTTGTAATGCGCAAGCCGTCAATG AATGTTCCTTTGTCTCCAATGGGAGTTGGACGCTTTTCATACATGGTACCCAATTCTGTAGGGGGAGACCACGTCGACAATGAGCCCCGCAGTGTCAGCATGCCACCAATGGGAAGTGACGGCGAGAGag CCATGCTCATGAATATTGAGCTTGTACAGCGGCTGGCTAATGGGAGACCAGGATCGGTGCGGCCTCCGGTTATTAACAAGGCCAGTGACACTACAGTACCTCTCAACTACCACTCGTCTCCGGCTGAGGTACAGGAGTGGCTCAGAGGCAAAGGATTCAGAAATGA gaCAGTGAACAGTTTGGGGGTTCTTGATGGAGCTCAGCTCTTCTCTCTGAATAAAGAGGAGCTCTGCAAGGTTTCTCCTCAAGAGGGGGCCAGAGTTTACAGCCAGATCACAGTGCAGAAATCCCAGCTTGAG gCTGAAAGAAATACCACCGAGCTGGAGGCAGTGATGAGAAAACAAAAGATGAAAGTGGATCCCAGCGTAGAGGGGGGGGAATTTTaa
- the eps8l1a gene encoding epidermal growth factor receptor kinase substrate 8-like protein 1a isoform X1 — protein MSASTMNPPAVVPRKHSLLRPLPQDGQPIYTRVKEKERVRHPEHEVELLNHCISDVERFMAHLQQAADAQRTLQDMKKKKNSKKKKQGYDVMTTEVIPPSEQEFVDIFQKIKYSFSLLDCLKTDIADPTSKELLHHLFVPLALMVKTTGGPDLAAGVSSPALTNGAISLLQQNLMQDERELWSSLGPNWTQAKSQHAKSAYPYAPVFLDGWKPDAFDANGQAFEDPVESQNKKEALLQRQQSEFSPPSSPLQLTDESVEIPLPDQLYRCSYDFVARNSSELSVLHGETLQVLDSSKRWWKCRNNYDQIGFVPSNILEPVKETDQDYGVVMRKPSMNVPLSPMGVGRFSYMVPNSVGGDHVDNEPRSVSMPPMGSDGERAMLMNIELVQRLANGRPGSVRPPVINKASDTTVPLNYHSSPAEVQEWLRGKGFRNETVNSLGVLDGAQLFSLNKEELCKVSPQEGARVYSQITVQKSQLEVAERNTTELEAVMRKQKMKVDPSVEGGEF, from the exons ATGTCTGCTTCTACA ATGAATCCCCCAGCGGTTGTTCCCAGGAAACATTCTTTACTTAGGCCTTTACCTCAAGACGGTCAGCCCATTTATACACGAG TGAAGGAGAAGGAAAGAGTTCGACATCCAGAACATGAAGTG GAGCTGTTAAACCACTGCATTTCTGACGTAGAGCGCTTCATGGCCCACCTGCAGCAGGCAGCTGATGCTCAACGCACTTTACAggacatgaaaaagaaaaagaacagcaagaagaagaagcagggtT ATGATGTCATGACAACAGAAGTAATCCCTCCATCTGAACAAGAATTTGTGGACATTTTCCAGAAGATTAAATACTCATTCAGTTTGCTG GACtgtttaaaaacagacataGCAGATCCAACCTCAAAGGAGCTTCTGCATCACCTGTTTGTTCCTCTGGCTCTG aTGGTCAAAACTACAGGCGGTCCTGACTTGGCAGCCGGCGTGTCCAGTCCTGCACTGACCAATGGAGCCATTTCTCTACTGCAGCAAAATCTCATGCAGGATGAAAGAGAGTTGTGGAGCTCTCTGGGCCCCAACTGGACTCAGGCAAA ATCGCAGCATGCTAAATCAGCATACCCGTATGCACCAGTGTTTCTGGACGGTTGGAAGCCTGATGCCTTTGATGCAAACGGTCAGGCTTTTGAAGATCCTGTTGAATCACAGAACAAAAAGGAAGCCCTGCTGCAACGTCAACAG TCAGAATTTAGCCCGCCCTCATCACCTCTCCAGCTCACAGATGAAAG TGTGGAAATTCCACTTCCTGACCAGCTGTACCGCTGCAGTTATGACTTTGTGGCTCGGAACAGCAGTGAGCTTTCAGTGCTGCATGGAGAAACTCTTCAG GTGTTGGATTCATCTAAGCGGTGGTGGAAGTGTAGGAACAATTATGACCAGATCGGCTTTGTTCCGTCTAATATCCTGGAGCCTGTCAAAGAGACAGACCAAGACTACGGTGTTGTAATGCGCAAGCCGTCAATG AATGTTCCTTTGTCTCCAATGGGAGTTGGACGCTTTTCATACATGGTACCCAATTCTGTAGGGGGAGACCACGTCGACAATGAGCCCCGCAGTGTCAGCATGCCACCAATGGGAAGTGACGGCGAGAGag CCATGCTCATGAATATTGAGCTTGTACAGCGGCTGGCTAATGGGAGACCAGGATCGGTGCGGCCTCCGGTTATTAACAAGGCCAGTGACACTACAGTACCTCTCAACTACCACTCGTCTCCGGCTGAGGTACAGGAGTGGCTCAGAGGCAAAGGATTCAGAAATGA gaCAGTGAACAGTTTGGGGGTTCTTGATGGAGCTCAGCTCTTCTCTCTGAATAAAGAGGAGCTCTGCAAGGTTTCTCCTCAAGAGGGGGCCAGAGTTTACAGCCAGATCACAGTGCAGAAATCCCAGCTTGAGGTG gCTGAAAGAAATACCACCGAGCTGGAGGCAGTGATGAGAAAACAAAAGATGAAAGTGGATCCCAGCGTAGAGGGGGGGGAATTTTaa